The DNA segment ACTGCCCGCTCTCGTACCGCGTTAGTTCCCGTACCCTACCGTGTCACGAGGTACCATGGTCGAACGCACACCCCGCCTGCTCGCCGCGCTCGCGCTCGGCGCGTTCTCGTTCGCATCGCTTCAGCTGACGGCAGCCGCGCAAACGTCCACCTTCTACACGCCGCCGAAGATCCTCAAGCAAGGCACGGCGTCGGCACCCGTCGTCGGCACCGGCGCGGTGACCGTGAAGGTCTTCGTCAAGAAAGACGGTTCGGTCGGAACCGTGCAGGTGGAGAAGTCGACGAACCACGGTGACGACGCGGCCGCGACCGAGATCGCGAAGACGTCGACCTACAAGCCGGGGCTACGCGACGGGAAGCCGATCGACGCGTACTACACGCTGGCGCTGAAGTTCAACGGCTCGGCCGTCACCACCGACACCGGCTCGACCGTCAACGACGTCAACCAGGCCAACGCGCTGATCCGAGCCGGCAAGTACGCCGACGCGAAGACCGAGCTGCAAGCGTACTTGACGGGCCATCCCGGCGACAAGGACGCGAGCGCGCTGCTCGGCGTCGCCGACTACTATCTGAAAGACGGCGCGGGTGCGGCGGCGGCGTTCGACGCGGCCGGAACGATTCCGGACCGCTTCAAGACGATCGCCGCGCAGGCGTACTCCGACGCCGCAGTCGACGCGCTCAAGGCGAAGAACAACGAGCAGGCGATCGCGCTCGCCGACAAGGCGCTGGCCCTGCAGCAGAACGTCAACACGCTCTACATTCAAGGGACGGCGTACGCGAACGCGCAGAAGTATCCGCAGGCGATCGCCGATCTCGAAAAGGCGAAGGCGCAGGCGACGAGCGGCCGTGCCGACGCCGCGACGCTCGACGCGATCGACTCCTCGCTCGCGACCTCGTACGTTCTGGGCGGCCAGGTCGACAAGGGCCTCGCGCTCGCCAAAGCGGTCAAGGCGCGCAATCCGAGCAACACGCGCGTCGACGACGCGCTGGCCTCGTACTACAACCAGCAGGCAATCGCGGCGATGCAGGCCGGCAAGAAGGCCGACGCGGTCTCGAACCTCGAGGCCGGAGCGCGCGCGGTGCCCTCTCGCGCGGGCGTCCTGTACGTGGCCGCGGCGAACGTGCTCTCGCAGGGCGACAAGCCGGACTGGAAGGCCGTCAAGGCCGAAGCCGACAAGGCGCTCGCGCTCAACCCCAACGACGCCCGCGCGAACTACGTCGCCGGGATCGCGGTCGCCAACGGCGGCGACAGCAAGGCGGCGATCCCGCTGCTTCAAAAGGCGAAGGCGAATGCGGGTTCGGACGCCTCCCTGAACGCCGACATCGACGCTGCGCTCAAGAAGCTCAGCACACCACCCAAGCAGTAGGAAAGCCCCCGGGGACGGCCAACACCTAGGGCCGCCCCAAGGGACCGCCCGCAACAAAACCC comes from the Candidatus Eremiobacterota bacterium genome and includes:
- a CDS encoding tetratricopeptide repeat protein; the encoded protein is MVERTPRLLAALALGAFSFASLQLTAAAQTSTFYTPPKILKQGTASAPVVGTGAVTVKVFVKKDGSVGTVQVEKSTNHGDDAAATEIAKTSTYKPGLRDGKPIDAYYTLALKFNGSAVTTDTGSTVNDVNQANALIRAGKYADAKTELQAYLTGHPGDKDASALLGVADYYLKDGAGAAAAFDAAGTIPDRFKTIAAQAYSDAAVDALKAKNNEQAIALADKALALQQNVNTLYIQGTAYANAQKYPQAIADLEKAKAQATSGRADAATLDAIDSSLATSYVLGGQVDKGLALAKAVKARNPSNTRVDDALASYYNQQAIAAMQAGKKADAVSNLEAGARAVPSRAGVLYVAAANVLSQGDKPDWKAVKAEADKALALNPNDARANYVAGIAVANGGDSKAAIPLLQKAKANAGSDASLNADIDAALKKLSTPPKQ